A window of the Desulfotignum phosphitoxidans DSM 13687 genome harbors these coding sequences:
- a CDS encoding HigA family addiction module antitoxin, with protein sequence MQNKMPPVHPGEILREELEGLNLSATAFAKNLGVPANRITEILHEKRRITSDTALRMSRFFGTSAEFWMNLQQAYDLKITREEKWGEIEMSVRPLCANA encoded by the coding sequence ATGCAGAATAAAATGCCCCCGGTTCATCCGGGAGAAATATTGAGAGAAGAGCTTGAAGGCTTGAATTTATCAGCCACCGCTTTTGCAAAAAACTTGGGTGTACCTGCAAACAGGATCACAGAAATACTTCATGAAAAAAGAAGGATCACTTCGGATACGGCTTTGCGCATGAGCAGATTTTTTGGAACCTCGGCTGAATTCTGGATGAACCTCCAGCAGGCTTATGATCTGAAAATAACCAGAGAGGAGAAATGGGGAGAGATTGAGATGTCTGTCAGGCCGTTATGTGCAAACGCATAA
- a CDS encoding type II toxin-antitoxin system RelE/ParE family toxin produces the protein MKTWVIEFLNQTVEAEFESLPAEVRAKTIHISNLIREFGLPNIGMPYIKHIQDKIWELRALQGRSLYITTTGKKIIILRCFIKKSNKLPRKELRIALKRAEEIKNG, from the coding sequence ATGAAAACTTGGGTAATAGAATTTTTGAATCAGACAGTAGAGGCGGAATTTGAAAGTTTACCGGCTGAAGTCAGGGCAAAAACAATTCATATCTCAAATTTGATCAGGGAATTCGGTCTGCCCAATATCGGGATGCCGTACATCAAACATATCCAGGATAAAATTTGGGAATTAAGAGCTTTACAAGGACGGAGTCTTTACATTACAACGACCGGGAAAAAGATCATAATTCTCAGGTGTTTCATCAAAAAATCAAACAAACTGCCACGCAAAGAATTGAGAATTGCTCTGAAAAGAGCCGAGGAGATAAAAAATGGGTAA
- a CDS encoding type II toxin-antitoxin system RelE/ParE family toxin gives MKGNRKGEYSISINMQWRVCFKWYQDNPQEVGIEDYH, from the coding sequence TTGAAAGGGAACAGAAAAGGCGAATACAGCATCAGTATAAACATGCAGTGGCGCGTTTGTTTCAAATGGTATCAAGACAATCCTCAAGAGGTGGGGATTGAAGACTATCATTGA
- a CDS encoding type II toxin-antitoxin system RelE family toxin, translated as MTKFGIRYHPDVKTSDLPRINQDIRARIKKAIEERILVAPQEYGTPLRKTLKGYWKLRVGDYRVVYKISDKMVTVLCICHRKNVYKKASIR; from the coding sequence ATGACGAAATTTGGGATTAGATACCATCCTGATGTCAAAACGAGTGATTTGCCCCGGATCAATCAAGACATCCGTGCCCGCATCAAAAAAGCTATCGAAGAACGTATTTTGGTTGCCCCACAAGAGTACGGCACGCCACTACGCAAGACATTGAAAGGCTATTGGAAACTCAGGGTAGGAGATTACCGCGTGGTGTATAAAATATCTGATAAAATGGTTACGGTTCTCTGCATCTGCCATCGCAAAAACGTATACAAAAAAGCGAGCATTCGATAG
- a CDS encoding type II toxin-antitoxin system HicB family antitoxin: protein MKKEFYVVIEKDEDGFYVGEVPSLEGCYAQGRSIEELMHNMRDVIEMCIEEDPAIHSEFIGVQKVSIDHEPADA, encoded by the coding sequence ATGAAAAAAGAATTTTACGTCGTTATCGAAAAAGATGAAGATGGTTTTTATGTAGGTGAGGTTCCGTCATTGGAAGGATGTTATGCCCAGGGACGAAGCATTGAGGAGTTAATGCACAATATGCGGGACGTAATTGAAATGTGCATTGAAGAAGATCCGGCCATTCACAGTGAATTCATAGGCGTCCAAAAAGTGAGCATCGACCATGAACCAGCCGATGCTTAG
- a CDS encoding helix-turn-helix domain-containing protein — protein MGKSIEEKHREMLVGDPEYAQAFAGMEEEFQLARELIRARIKSGLTQKQLAEKMGTTQSSVARLESGSSLPSLRSLKRYAYATGSKMRIYLES, from the coding sequence ATGGGTAAAAGCATAGAAGAAAAACACAGGGAAATGCTTGTGGGAGATCCTGAATATGCGCAAGCTTTCGCTGGTATGGAAGAGGAATTTCAATTGGCCAGAGAATTGATAAGGGCAAGAATCAAATCCGGCCTGACCCAGAAGCAATTGGCTGAAAAAATGGGGACAACGCAATCATCCGTGGCACGGCTTGAATCCGGAAGTTCTCTACCGAGTCTGCGAAGTCTAAAAAGATACGCTTATGCAACCGGTAGTAAGATGAGGATTTATCTTGAATCCTGA
- a CDS encoding XRE family transcriptional regulator — MGQARGLSQKKLAEALHIQQPAIAKMEKRTDMYISTLRSHIEAMGGKLEILASFPDGTVQINNFSDLG, encoded by the coding sequence TTGGGCCAGGCCCGTGGTCTGTCCCAGAAAAAACTGGCTGAGGCCCTGCATATTCAACAACCTGCCATAGCAAAAATGGAAAAACGAACAGACATGTATATTTCCACATTGCGCAGCCATATCGAGGCAATGGGAGGGAAATTGGAAATTCTGGCAAGCTTTCCCGATGGAACCGTACAGATAAATAATTTTTCCGACCTGGGGTAG
- a CDS encoding ribbon-helix-helix protein, CopG family, translated as MDIEKSSNNPEINIVLDRGLYSAINQMAENEGTSMSLVMRDLLREALALREDFGLALIAEEREHTFDPDKAVSHDEIWD; from the coding sequence ATGGATATAGAAAAGTCATCCAATAACCCGGAAATAAATATCGTTTTGGACAGAGGACTTTACTCAGCAATCAATCAAATGGCTGAGAATGAAGGCACTTCAATGTCCTTAGTTATGAGGGATCTGCTCCGAGAAGCCCTGGCACTCAGAGAAGATTTTGGCCTGGCACTTATCGCGGAAGAAAGAGAACACACTTTCGATCCTGACAAGGCTGTATCTCATGACGAAATTTGGGATTAG
- a CDS encoding RpnC/YadD family protein — translation MNTLENNIADDYDSPWKEGMELYFKELMLFFFPDIAAGIAWDRGYQFLDKELQQVVRDAEIGRKHADKLVKVWSLEDEPFHVMIHIEVQSDKDRDFARRMYIYNYRIFDKSYRPVTSLAILADEIDSWRPDAYTSEQWGCKINFEFPMVKLMDYAENIDSLLEQTNPFAIITAAHLKTKATKDNPQERYTWKWTITRALYEKGLSTKDILNLYRLVDWLMMLPDELTKKFTQNLIAYEEEKKMPYITSAERIGIEKGRLEGRSEGLDLGQLFNAREMLLEALDARFSSNTPADIKKQIQALNNKLMLKRLLRSTIESKDIEEFRQAMKDLASETESTE, via the coding sequence ATGAACACCCTGGAAAACAACATAGCCGACGATTATGACAGCCCCTGGAAAGAGGGCATGGAATTGTATTTCAAGGAACTGATGCTGTTCTTTTTCCCTGACATCGCTGCCGGGATCGCCTGGGACAGGGGGTATCAATTTCTTGACAAAGAATTGCAGCAGGTGGTCAGGGATGCGGAAATCGGCAGAAAGCATGCAGACAAGCTTGTCAAGGTGTGGTCCCTTGAAGATGAACCGTTCCATGTCATGATCCACATCGAGGTCCAGAGCGATAAGGACCGGGACTTTGCCAGGCGGATGTACATTTACAACTACCGCATCTTTGACAAAAGTTACCGGCCGGTCACCAGCCTGGCCATTCTGGCGGATGAAATCGATTCCTGGAGGCCGGATGCCTACACTTCGGAGCAATGGGGATGCAAAATCAACTTTGAGTTTCCCATGGTGAAGCTCATGGATTACGCTGAAAATATTGACAGTCTGCTGGAACAAACAAACCCGTTCGCCATAATCACGGCAGCCCATTTAAAAACCAAGGCCACCAAAGACAACCCCCAGGAACGATACACCTGGAAATGGACCATCACCAGGGCGCTGTATGAAAAAGGGTTATCCACCAAAGACATCCTGAATCTGTACCGCCTGGTGGACTGGCTGATGATGCTGCCCGATGAATTGACCAAAAAGTTTACACAAAATTTGATTGCATATGAGGAGGAAAAGAAAATGCCGTATATTACAAGTGCCGAGAGAATCGGGATTGAAAAAGGAAGACTTGAAGGCAGGAGTGAAGGACTGGATTTAGGCCAGCTCTTCAATGCCAGAGAGATGTTACTAGAAGCCCTGGATGCCAGGTTCAGCAGCAACACTCCGGCAGACATTAAGAAGCAGATTCAAGCCCTGAACAACAAATTGATGCTCAAGCGGCTTCTGCGATCCACCATCGAGAGCAAAGACATCGAAGAATTCAGACAAGCCATGAAGGATCTGGCATCTGAAACCGAATCCACGGAGTAG